The Chryseobacterium aureum genome contains a region encoding:
- a CDS encoding HAD hydrolase family protein yields the protein MQVNVFIDPDNEESIMRKVMPHSLSSRWTPLFADVNMGGISKQKGVQYFCEHFNIDVSETMAFVSHTLREGLDAYSGCVHEIFDQNYALGGFYEALEIKHL from the coding sequence TTGCAGGTCAACGTTTTTATAGATCCTGATAATGAAGAATCTATTATGCGGAAAGTGATGCCACATTCACTTTCGTCAAGATGGACACCATTATTTGCTGATGTCAATATGGGGGGAATAAGCAAACAAAAAGGCGTGCAATATTTTTGTGAACATTTTAACATTGATGTATCTGAAACGATGGCTTTCGTTAGCCATACACTTAGGGAGGGTTTGGATGCCTACAGCGGATGTGTCCATGAAATATTTGATCAGAATTATGCTTTAGGAGGTTTTTATGAAGCCTTAGAAATTAAACACTTATGA
- a CDS encoding UvrD-helicase domain-containing protein, which translates to MPVEISSDTPIDIDKSFKIKAGPGTGKTYWIVEHIKNVSKNSTRLFSTKKILCITYTNIAAETIMTRLGSSTTQVEVLTIHSFLYKHIIKPYMVFISEEYNFDISNLDGHDDKIVSDYSFLQEWKARTGQQRIQDDHLITYAFSKIRWKLQDDELIPRTEFPIKYKSYPIKNDSYQVYKEMAWSRGVLHHDDVLYFSFQILKKFPFVIKVLNQKFPYIFVDEFQDSNPIQVDIIKRLSGGSTIGVIGDIAQSIYLFQGASPQLFEDFTLPEMGEYYLTFNRRSSNEIIDFLNEIRSDLTQNYYRNVSVSKPTLFVGDMVEALKRAKSECSDQYVYTLSRNNITSNAMKSEINGTGMDDKLLKKIIEIDSNPKRANLLTACISAVALAKQSKFKDAIKTLENHINNRRDRLSGRKKALNYLTTLMQKYEDYRHLTMLEFSEFVRSDINENMPKATKGKGKVFYESHSFHDVSLCVNISEDISYHRTIHKSKGDEFENVLLILTEQADLKFIYEPDLYNYKTEEHRIYYVGASRARNNLFLTVPELDAETEAIISSTVNIHHL; encoded by the coding sequence ATGCCCGTAGAAATTTCATCTGACACACCTATCGATATCGATAAGTCTTTTAAAATCAAGGCAGGTCCCGGAACAGGAAAAACCTATTGGATTGTCGAGCATATAAAGAATGTCTCAAAAAATTCTACGCGCTTGTTCAGTACAAAAAAGATACTCTGCATAACCTATACAAATATTGCTGCAGAAACAATTATGACTCGGTTGGGAAGTTCAACTACTCAGGTTGAAGTATTAACGATTCACAGTTTTTTGTATAAGCATATTATAAAACCGTACATGGTTTTCATTTCCGAAGAATATAATTTTGATATAAGTAACTTGGATGGACATGATGATAAAATTGTGTCTGATTATTCTTTTTTACAGGAATGGAAAGCAAGGACAGGACAGCAAAGAATCCAGGACGATCATTTAATTACTTATGCTTTTAGTAAAATACGTTGGAAACTTCAAGATGATGAATTGATTCCAAGAACAGAATTTCCGATAAAATACAAAAGCTACCCCATAAAAAATGACTCTTACCAGGTATATAAAGAAATGGCATGGAGCCGAGGTGTTTTGCACCATGACGATGTGTTATATTTTTCATTCCAGATTTTGAAAAAGTTTCCTTTTGTCATAAAGGTTTTAAACCAAAAGTTCCCTTATATTTTTGTCGACGAATTTCAGGACAGCAATCCCATACAAGTTGACATCATCAAAAGACTCTCCGGAGGATCAACGATTGGTGTTATTGGTGACATAGCACAGTCTATCTATTTATTTCAAGGTGCCTCACCCCAACTATTTGAAGATTTCACATTACCGGAAATGGGTGAATACTATTTAACATTTAACCGTAGAAGTTCAAATGAAATTATTGATTTCCTTAATGAAATACGTAGCGATCTAACACAGAACTATTATAGAAATGTTTCTGTTTCAAAGCCTACGTTATTTGTAGGAGATATGGTTGAAGCGCTAAAAAGAGCTAAATCAGAATGCTCTGATCAGTACGTTTACACATTATCAAGAAATAATATTACATCTAATGCTATGAAATCTGAAATCAATGGTACCGGCATGGATGATAAACTTCTAAAAAAAATAATAGAAATTGACAGCAATCCTAAAAGAGCCAATCTCCTAACGGCCTGTATTTCTGCTGTGGCATTAGCTAAGCAGTCCAAGTTCAAGGACGCCATAAAAACGCTTGAAAATCACATTAATAACAGAAGAGATAGGTTAAGCGGTCGAAAGAAAGCCTTGAACTACCTTACAACATTGATGCAAAAGTATGAAGATTACAGACATTTAACCATGCTTGAATTTTCAGAATTTGTAAGGAGCGACATCAATGAAAATATGCCTAAAGCAACAAAAGGAAAAGGTAAGGTCTTTTATGAAAGTCACTCATTCCATGACGTATCTTTATGTGTAAATATTTCTGAAGATATCAGTTATCACAGAACTATACACAAATCCAAAGGAGATGAATTTGAAAATGTTCTTTTGATTTTAACAGAACAAGCAGATTTAAAATTTATTTATGAACCTGACCTGTACAATTATAAAACAGAAGAACATCGTATATATTATGTAGGAGCGAGCAGGGCAAGAAACAATCTTTTTTTAACAGTTCCCGAGCTTGATGCCGAAACAGAAGCAATAATCAGTAGTACAGTAAATATTCATCATTTATAA
- a CDS encoding HAD-IIB family hydrolase, which translates to MLSKHKAVFFDIDGTLISLKTKVIPESTQNAIKNLRKKGIKVIVTTGRSINDLGHIKHIEFDGFLTFNGGYCMTIDGRVMFRQAIHSEDIKNLINYSENSTVSFFINV; encoded by the coding sequence ATATTATCCAAGCATAAAGCTGTCTTTTTTGATATTGATGGCACCTTAATTAGTTTAAAAACCAAAGTAATTCCAGAATCAACTCAAAATGCCATAAAAAATCTTCGGAAAAAAGGTATAAAAGTCATTGTTACAACCGGTCGCTCAATCAATGATCTTGGTCATATAAAACATATTGAATTCGATGGATTTCTAACATTCAATGGAGGTTACTGTATGACAATTGATGGTCGAGTTATGTTTAGGCAGGCGATTCACTCTGAAGATATCAAAAATTTAATTAATTATTCAGAAAATTCAACAGTGAGTTTTTTCATTAATGTATGA
- a CDS encoding DUF2511 domain-containing protein, with product MKVTLVIIKLITVFRNKLNFLNDIFGKIYYPMKQLLILTCLSVLLFAFTNTTQHNGIVFKKNEYLGEWPFSVDEIEVFCNGYKEIYCTASNRKTYSLNGSAKGISTNDKSINKVEGIWLDDPKYPGLKIPTQILSLKGSRFVKSNNMQML from the coding sequence ATGAAAGTAACATTAGTAATTATCAAGCTTATTACGGTTTTCCGTAATAAGTTGAATTTTCTAAATGATATATTTGGTAAAATATATTATCCAATGAAACAACTGCTCATTTTAACCTGCCTGTCTGTATTATTATTTGCTTTTACAAATACTACACAACATAATGGTATTGTATTTAAGAAGAATGAATATCTAGGTGAATGGCCATTTTCAGTTGATGAGATAGAGGTTTTCTGCAATGGATATAAAGAAATCTATTGTACAGCAAGTAATAGAAAAACCTATTCACTAAATGGATCTGCGAAAGGAATATCAACAAATGATAAGTCCATTAACAAAGTTGAAGGAATCTGGTTGGATGACCCCAAATATCCAGGACTAAAAATCCCTACACAGATTTTATCTCTCAAGGGCTCACGCTTTGTAAAATCAAATAATATGCAAATGTTATAG
- a CDS encoding ATP-dependent nuclease has product MFISQIKIKNFRNFENTTTTFNDGINVIIGHNNAGKSNLITALSLVMDNSRSKRLDIDDFYKLIPLESLLMTPPKVLIEITIKKGSFETEDDLVSVSTWLTKLDEDYEAKLTYEFFLPEKHIENYRKLIREVPDNENQRNNIWNTIKHEFLRLYVVKIWGGNVTNQAPADPDSLQKFDFQFLDAIRDVERDMLTGKNSLLRDVFDFFMDYDIKIHPTKTDADKFGEIKERKLKFAGEAEKLVELLHTRIASGKEEILSYAKDTGASFNNAKPNFEGVISETELYSVLKLIVEYETGIKIPATRNGLGYNNLIYMSLLLAKMQVNNDVNYLDSNAKTFSMLAIEEPEAHLHPAMQFKFLKFLDENKNKRKVRQIFVTTHSTHITSAVTLDEIICIHNNEGQTFVAYPGKTFTDEDGNPADQSKKYVERFLDASKSDMLFSQKVLLVEGLAEQILMNVFADYENKSLEDEHISVINVGGRYFKHFLYLFNSQKPFTIVKPVVCVTDRDPERKTKEIEGSSFKKCYPFEVNISPDKFDFQYNSFCDEFQPDVHPNINVYTQGLLFGKTLEYELAYCNPSLKLLLTDSIKNKTELERLMDLYDLEGSSVDDFFGILRESEESERIITGINNNTVLDPDAKKKSIIASRYLNSVGKGENALELAVALKDNLLNKGTEDYQEFNVPDYIKQVILKLCP; this is encoded by the coding sequence ATGTTTATCTCTCAGATCAAAATCAAGAATTTTCGAAATTTTGAAAATACTACTACTACTTTCAACGATGGAATCAATGTAATTATCGGACACAATAATGCAGGTAAATCAAATCTTATAACTGCCTTGTCCCTTGTTATGGACAATTCACGTTCTAAAAGACTTGATATCGATGATTTCTACAAATTAATCCCTTTGGAAAGTCTTTTGATGACGCCTCCCAAAGTTTTAATTGAAATCACCATAAAAAAGGGAAGCTTCGAAACAGAAGACGATCTTGTTTCTGTCTCCACATGGCTAACAAAACTTGATGAAGATTATGAAGCAAAGTTGACTTACGAATTTTTTCTTCCAGAAAAACATATAGAAAATTATAGAAAGCTAATTCGTGAAGTTCCTGACAATGAAAATCAAAGAAACAATATTTGGAATACAATAAAGCATGAATTCCTTAGGCTTTACGTAGTAAAAATCTGGGGTGGAAATGTCACTAATCAGGCTCCTGCTGATCCCGATTCACTTCAAAAATTTGACTTTCAGTTCTTAGATGCTATTCGCGATGTTGAAAGAGATATGCTGACAGGAAAAAACAGTCTTTTAAGAGATGTTTTTGATTTTTTTATGGATTATGACATTAAAATTCATCCTACAAAAACTGATGCTGATAAATTTGGAGAAATAAAAGAAAGAAAGTTAAAGTTTGCCGGAGAAGCAGAAAAACTTGTTGAACTTCTTCATACAAGGATAGCATCCGGAAAAGAAGAAATACTTTCCTACGCCAAAGATACAGGTGCATCTTTTAACAATGCAAAGCCAAATTTTGAAGGGGTTATCTCGGAAACAGAGCTTTACAGTGTTCTAAAACTAATTGTTGAATATGAGACCGGGATAAAGATTCCAGCTACACGCAACGGGTTAGGTTATAACAATTTGATTTACATGTCACTTTTACTGGCAAAAATGCAGGTTAATAATGATGTAAACTATTTGGACAGCAATGCAAAGACATTTTCAATGCTTGCCATAGAGGAACCGGAGGCACACCTACATCCGGCTATGCAGTTTAAGTTCCTAAAATTCCTTGACGAAAATAAAAACAAAAGAAAAGTAAGACAGATTTTTGTAACAACCCACTCTACCCACATCACTTCTGCCGTAACATTAGATGAAATAATATGTATTCATAATAATGAGGGACAAACTTTTGTGGCATATCCTGGAAAAACATTTACGGACGAAGACGGAAATCCTGCAGACCAGAGCAAAAAGTATGTTGAAAGATTTCTGGATGCCAGTAAGTCTGATATGTTATTCAGTCAAAAAGTACTTTTGGTGGAAGGTTTAGCTGAGCAGATTTTAATGAACGTTTTTGCAGACTACGAAAACAAATCTCTAGAGGATGAGCATATTAGCGTTATCAATGTCGGAGGCAGGTATTTCAAACATTTTCTTTACCTGTTTAATTCGCAAAAACCATTTACCATAGTAAAACCTGTTGTATGTGTTACAGATCGTGACCCTGAGAGAAAAACAAAGGAGATTGAGGGATCAAGTTTTAAAAAGTGCTACCCTTTTGAAGTAAACATTAGCCCGGACAAGTTTGATTTTCAGTATAACTCGTTCTGTGATGAATTTCAACCCGATGTGCATCCAAATATAAACGTATACACGCAAGGTTTGCTGTTTGGCAAAACACTGGAATATGAATTGGCATATTGCAACCCTTCCTTAAAATTACTGCTGACCGATTCTATAAAAAACAAAACAGAATTAGAGCGTTTAATGGATCTGTATGACTTGGAAGGCTCTTCAGTAGACGATTTTTTCGGTATTCTGAGAGAAAGCGAGGAAAGTGAGAGAATTATCACAGGTATCAATAACAATACTGTGCTTGATCCAGATGCTAAGAAAAAATCAATCATAGCATCCAGATATCTGAACTCGGTCGGAAAGGGAGAAAATGCATTAGAACTTGCTGTAGCCTTAAAAGATAATCTTCTAAACAAAGGTACTGAAGATTACCAAGAGTTTAATGTTCCTGATTATATCAAACAAGTAATATTAAAGTTATGCCCGTAG